The genomic segment TCACTTTTCAATAGCTATCCGCAATTGTTTACTGCTGCCAATGAGTATAACGCAGAGGTTATTCTTGATTATGCTTATGTACCGCAGTTAAAAACTTGGAATAAGCTCTACGATGCAGCCCCAATGTCGGCCCAGGCACGTCTAAATGCTTATGCGCCCTTGCAAAGTCTGGTGGACAGTTATATTACCCTCGATGGAAATAACATCGTTAACGATCCCAGCTACAATAGCGACGACCCGTATGTCAATCGGGATCCACGTATGACAGCGACAATTGTTCATCATGGAAGTCAATGGACGGACTTTGACGATACAGTCCGCAAAATTTTTATCAAGCCCGGATCAGGCACAACCGATAAGGAGCGCCTCGACGAGTATCAGGGGGCCAGCGCCAACGCGTCTCCCACCGGCTATTATGTCAAAAAATATTACGATAAGACCGCGACGGTGAAATACGATGCTGGACTGAATATTATCCTATTCAGGTACGCTGATATATTATTGATGTATGCCGAGGAAAAAGAAGCGCTGGGTCAGCTCGACGCCAATATTTGGGACATGACAATTAAACCGATCCGTAAGCGGGCAGGCTTTGAAATGGCCAAGGCGCTTGACTTTCCTTCCACAGGTGACCTGAAGACGATTGTACGAAATGAACGACGCAGCGAGCTTGCTTTAGAAGGCTTGCGTTACTATGATATTGTTCGCTGGAAAGCAGGTAAGACCTATTTGGATGGTCAAGTCTTTGGGGCGAAATATGGTAGTAACAATAGCTACATTAAATTGGATATCCGACGCTTTGATGAAAGCCGTGATTACCTCTGGTCGGTACCCAGGACACAGATTGACCTGAATCAAAATCTGTTGCCGAATAATCCGGGGTACTCAAACTAATTGAATTAAAAACAAAGCGGCGCCACCGAGATCATGAGAACACACTCGTTGTGAGCCGCAAAATTAACGATAAAGACATGAAATGGTATTTTAAAGTTATTGCTATGTTTGCATTGGCTGCGAGCATTTTCTCCTGCAAAAAAGACGATATGAACTACTCGGATGCTGAAGTATCTGCTGTAGAGCATCTATATTCACCTGTGGACGGAAGAGCCGTCAAATTATTAAATTCAGCTTCTGCTGCTCTTTATTTTGAATGGGAATCTGCGTTAGTCGCCGATGGGGGTGCGGCCCAATATGAAGTCGTTTTTGATAAGGTAGGCGGGGATTTTAGCAAGCCCCTATATACCGTTGCCTCAGATAATAACGGCAACTCCAACGGAGCCAACATTAGCCATAAGATATTGAACCAAGTAGCCGCTAAAGCGGGAATCGAACCAGGCACAAGTGGGGATATCAGCTGGTCGGTGTATTCCATCCGAGGTATGAAAAGAGTGTTGAGTCAAGCGAACAGGAAGTTAACTATCAAGAGCCTGGAGGGATTTGCTGAAATTCCGGATGAATTGTTCATTACAGGAGAGGGTTCGGAAGGTGGTGCAGCTATTGCACAGGCCTTGCCGTTTAAGCTTGTGGGAAATGGGGAGTATGAAATCTTTACGAAGTTGGAGGCCGGAAAGAAATATATATTTACGGATCGCAAAGCTGCTGATGGCCGGATCTTCTATTCCGAAGATCAGACAAAGTTGAAAGAAAGTGA from the Sphingobacterium thalpophilum genome contains:
- a CDS encoding RagB/SusD family nutrient uptake outer membrane protein, whose product is MKLYKLLIGGLSLMAVVHFTSCNKLDTLPTDRFTDENFWNYPDNAEKMVNMAYNQMYSADRMWNDEALSDNIFEGRSNTDQRAIRNGTADPTLGRFASEWSDLYGGIKTCHVYLENVDRVPDMDAALKKRRTAEVRFIRAFLYFRLVNFFGDVPFFTKDITLEESKTIPRTPKATIMAFIHQELDECIVDLPSKDALPADDKGRITRGAASAFQARAYLYESNWNKVLQYCENLMNKQSEFGTYSLFNSYPQLFTAANEYNAEVILDYAYVPQLKTWNKLYDAAPMSAQARLNAYAPLQSLVDSYITLDGNNIVNDPSYNSDDPYVNRDPRMTATIVHHGSQWTDFDDTVRKIFIKPGSGTTDKERLDEYQGASANASPTGYYVKKYYDKTATVKYDAGLNIILFRYADILLMYAEEKEALGQLDANIWDMTIKPIRKRAGFEMAKALDFPSTGDLKTIVRNERRSELALEGLRYYDIVRWKAGKTYLDGQVFGAKYGSNNSYIKLDIRRFDESRDYLWSVPRTQIDLNQNLLPNNPGYSN
- a CDS encoding SusE domain-containing protein translates to MKWYFKVIAMFALAASIFSCKKDDMNYSDAEVSAVEHLYSPVDGRAVKLLNSASAALYFEWESALVADGGAAQYEVVFDKVGGDFSKPLYTVASDNNGNSNGANISHKILNQVAAKAGIEPGTSGDISWSVYSIRGMKRVLSQANRKLTIKSLEGFAEIPDELFITGEGSEGGAAIAQALPFKLVGNGEYEIFTKLEAGKKYIFTDRKAADGRIFYSEDQTKLKESETGINTVTKTAIYRIQIDFNVATITYTEIKSMGVYFSPSGAVVLDLPYQGKGVWSATGVINFKQESWGRDQRYKFQMETVKAGKAEPIQLGTQKPLDVPPNGSDPTYYFVRILPNLSQWDDKWKFVDAVDGHPTKISLILQGDKEYTHTVVPN